From Callithrix jacchus isolate 240 chromosome 3, calJac240_pri, whole genome shotgun sequence, a single genomic window includes:
- the LOC118152298 gene encoding uncharacterized protein LOC118152298 has translation MAPAGTQGVKWGEDTGAVREPTPAAGRASERGRRERRGIRVWAEASSGALGRFVTLAGPKETSRFRASTRDCPRSGKNENKTFTHLQGGHTPLRGTQPLVLRWALYRIVHVSRIKGRGYGLKARVCAPLSK, from the coding sequence ATGGCACCGGCAGGGACCCAAGGAGTAAAATGGGGCGAGGACACCGGAGCGGTCAGAGAGCCCACGCCAGCCGCGGGCCGGGCGTCCGAGAGAGGGCGCCGGGAGAGGAGAGGAATCCGGGTCTGGGCGGAGGCCAGCAGCGGCGCGCTCGGGCGGTTTGTGACATTAGCAGGTCCAAAGGAGACGTCCCGGTTCCGCGCAAGCACTAGGGACTGTCCAAGGAGCGGaaagaacgaaaacaaaacttttacGCATCTTCAAGGTGGGCATACCCCTCTCAGGGGCACCCAGCCCCTAGTGTTGAGATGGGCGCTGTATAGGATTGTGCACGTTTCCCGCATTAAAGGTCGTGGCTACGGGCTCAAAGCGCGAGTCTGTGCACCACTTAGCAAATAG